From Sceloporus undulatus isolate JIND9_A2432 ecotype Alabama unplaced genomic scaffold, SceUnd_v1.1 scaffold_1605, whole genome shotgun sequence:
CCTTCAATCAGTAAAATGATCAACTAAAAGTTTAGTAATCTGATTCACTGGTGGGGCCACATTTAAACAGCAAGGCCACATTTTAATTGGCAGGACAGACTTAATTCTTGAAGGCTGTTCTTGTGTGGCTACTGAATAACatggaataaataaaaaacaaattaaaaaagggTTTATTTGTATttgcttaaaaacattttttcttcctaaCCCCATGTGTGGTAACTTACATCCTGATTctttaatgggttttttaaaaaacaaatcaattgGTACTTGTTAGCATCCCGCATTAGCTTCCCCAGATATCTCAGTATCAACGCTGCCAGATGAAACTGTTGGATTtttggacaatatcacactacattcttatagtggtattattttatttaactgcTACAGCTGCATCCTGTTGAATTgtaggatttgcagttgagggaaggGCCTTTAGGATTTTCAGCCAGTGAGCTCTTGgacctcactaaactataaaccccagaatgctacaggaagcagccagagcagttaaagtggcataatagtgctataacagtgcagTGCAATACTGACCAAAGTTGGTATCTGAGGTCATCGGGAAAATCACAAGTTCCCTGCTCTTGCCTGAGAAGGAAGTCTCATTTGAAGCAAAGTGGCTTTGCTCACATGCAACCCAAACATTTAAGTGTGCAAAATCCTTTTGGGTGGTGTCAGTTGTCAATTTAAACAGGATCTGCACGTTAAGCTCTGCCcatgtagtagttgttgtttcttgttgttggccttcaagacatttctctaaggcaactctaagacaaacctatggggttttcttagcacgatttgtccagaggaggtttgtcatttcattcccctgaggctgagagcatatgacttgcctaaggtcaaccgGCGGATTTCATGAtagagctgggaatcgaaccctggtctccagagtcttagtctaaaGCTATCTCTGCCCATGTAGTTACAGACTTTTAACCGATCCAGTTCAGtattctctttctatctctcacACGCACAGAGGAAATTCTCCCTTCTTTACCTGTGGCTCACATTGATAATGTCTCTTGTCCGCAGATGCTGTTCTTCTACCTTCCCTGCTAAGTAAAGGGCAGCCATGGCTACCAGGTAGGGATCATATGGTTCCAGAGGCACTTCCGTAAAGAATCGGTGATATATGGTACAAGCTGTGGCAATGGGGATGGAGCGCAAGCCCAGTTTCACACCTGTTGGCATTAAGGAGATATAACAAGGAGGCTTCTAGCTCACACAACCACataccaccacctccaccaccccACCAGGCCTGGACAAGGGAGGCAAAACAAGGTGCAATTCCCCCTTGGCTCTGTATAAATCAGGTTCCCTCAAGATGTGAATAATGAGCACCACTACAAGGGCAGGGAAATGGGAGCCAAGAGATCACCATCCCATAAGGTTTCTAGGGGAAATATGGCCATCGGCTTCTGCACAGACCTCACTAAAAGGATTGGGAGCTACACAGTAGCATGTGCTTTCCTATCCAGCTCCCAAAGTGAAGCCTCTAACTCAGGGAGTGGAGAATCTGTGGCCCTTCAGACTTTAACAACTCCCATTGTCCTGCATAGCCCCTGGTAACACTATTCAGCACCTAGTTTTACCCAGTTTCTCtcttaatgaatgaatgaagaccattctgttcagggcagcgttcccaggcattgcataattgtcacttgctatttgatgttcttttcttgcctgttttattgaatcatttcctgtattgctatgtattttatatgtattatcctactagagatgccccctccccaccaccactccctttgtgtcatgtctttttagattgtaagcctgaaggcagg
This genomic window contains:
- the LOC121917910 gene encoding cyclin-Q-like produces the protein MDPAGLQEASPVSADAKTHFKVCRFIMEAGVKLGLRSIPIATACTIYHRFFTEVPLEPYDPYLVAMAALYLAGKVEEQHLRTRDIINVSHR